A region of the Capsicum annuum cultivar UCD-10X-F1 unplaced genomic scaffold, UCD10Xv1.1 ctg48467, whole genome shotgun sequence genome:
ACTGACGACGTTAACTtttaatgtataatttttttcatttttatatgtctctttaaaattttaaatggaaAAACTTGCTCTTTAGGCTCCGAATTCTTATATTATATGCCAAAGCAGATTAAAATGACATAAGagattgattttattttcaagacAAAATGATATATTTCCAAGGTTATTGCGAGTAGCCAATCCAAAACAAGCCTCGTTGGTTCAACTAAACACATTATTTcgtaatcaaaattaaaatacacGTGAAAGAAAAtgtgatataaaaaaaatacgtTCATTTTGACTTCTTGATGATTCTGAATCCTGAATACACCGTGTGATGAAACCACATGCAATGAAAGGAATTCAATCGGACACTCAATAGAAAAGTTATACTTCTAAACATTATGAGTAAAGACAAACTTTCTAACACCTTTTTTTTGAACCAGCTTAATGTGAGAGAAATGCACGATCAAATCGCAAATATAGCATTTTTGAGTTTCTTGGATTCCCTTATCAAAATTTCTGACTATACCTTTGTTGCTAATGATGTTGAGGATCAGGTCCTCCGGGAGCCACTCTATCTGCATCCACCAATGCCCTCCTATTACTATTTTGCATATTCTTCATCTTCCTTCCCAAATCAAAAATTATTTCGTGTAAAAATTGTTGGCTATCTGTCTTTCTCCCTATGGTTTCAACCCCATGATAGCTAGTTGCTATTGAATTATTTACCTTTgcaaataataacaatagaaggaATATTAAGCTCAATGTGGAAATTGAGTTGGCCATATGGATGATAGGAAATTAAAACTCAAGAAATGTGAAAGTTAAAGGAGCTTATAATTGTAAGCTAGATAATCAACTAAGGCATCAATAAGCatcattcaaatat
Encoded here:
- the LOC124892551 gene encoding CLAVATA3/ESR (CLE)-related protein 5-like produces the protein MANSISTLSLIFLLLLLFAKVNNSIATSYHGVETIGRKTDSQQFLHEIIFDLGRKMKNMQNSNRRALVDADRVAPGGPDPQHH